A window of the Aspergillus flavus chromosome 6, complete sequence genome harbors these coding sequences:
- a CDS encoding putative membrane bound C2 domain protein, whose product MASQELEKEKIELKEEGAIEAAELAPQDPQAAAAAEKVLVDETRKAGLPAYQFDPNATPEEKAAAAAARLPPGLKHDTKPKGMAIITDKDDGTPDQYDLPPPKSATALLNEEKTETAQGENGMTEDLRWARDRTGWAPRFHEEPTEEEKAEGTLLDHQDFLEGRLDDKFFGDWYHNAAIIVFACLSSWIIAILGGGLGWIFILMAACSTYYRTSIRRVRRNFRDDINREMAKQRLETDTESLEWINSFLVKFWPIYAPVLCDTIINSVDQVLSTSTPAMLDSLRLKTFILGSKPPRLEHVKTYPKTEVDTVIMDWKFSFTPNDTMDLTARQLKNKINPKVVLEVRLGKGVVSKGLDVIVEDMACSGLMRVKVKLQVPFPHIERVDVCFLERPEIDYVCKPLGGDTLGFDINFIPGLETFIKEQIHNNLGPMMYSPNVFPVEIAKMLAGNPVDQAIGVVAVTLHGAHQLKNPDAFAGTPDPYASVSLNGRTELGRTKTVHDTDSPRWNETIYVIITSFSDTLTIQPYDWNEFRKDKELGTATFPLDRLEEQPEHESVYLEVMASGRSRGSIHADIRFFPVLEGRTLENGEVEPAPELNTGIARFTVEQAKDLDGTKSLVGQLNPYGVLILNGKEIHITKKLKRTNNPIFQNASKEFLVTDRKNARLGLVIKDDRDLTRDPILGTYQIKFNDMLKMMEKGQDWFHLHGAKTGRAKLTLQWKPVALGGISGSAGYIDPIGVMRFHFKSATDLRNLETMGKSDPYARVLLSGYTKARTVTFRNNLNPEWDEVVYVPIHSTREKLTLEVMDEESVGSDRSLGSLEINAADYVRENENGEYLTDDEKQHISSDLRIGHGRVKGKLNYTVAFYPSMPVVNPDDEVEEDDLTEGANGDEEGGDQPRKSVDSRRKISHTKSPSTDSKAATTNGTNGTAESKTSLDSSRPATIKESETMSVKSMKEVPKTFISLEDIAQYESGFLVFKFHEVHLSRSNVQVEVLMDDYMFPAYTSPKIRSKSAKVEDIGDAFVRELEFSKITLRIVDKEDPKASSDEHTVAKLTGDTLSTLQRILYNPTELTLRSDSGEVSKVTVSARYIPVHMKLDPSESINNMGTLRVDVLDAAELPSADRNGFSDPYCKFRLNDEMIHKTKVQKKTLHPAWNEYFETPIKSRIAADFRVDVYDWDFGDKADYLGGTHIDLRTLDPFQSQEVSLPLDGKSGAIRLKMLFKPTYVMRSRQGSSTFSGTFATPGKIVGAPVKGVGFVGGNVIKGATLGASFLKRGITSRFHKDDSSSINEAAEDQEDASQLEAPSVLVEGNTPPSSAQSNSLQHSRTRSVASHYSDRLGLAGKGDTGTATITVVSATDYPPSANVRVIVKALGPKPKEVLKSKAHKASGGTVHFDSSHETCRVHNTTADAQYQIRVVDHATFGSDDVLGEALFFVDDQGSVAGQEKVVKVGSGAVAIRSSFSGSESTLRPGTAHSNGGDAASDVMDSPDSKKPGRRSFLSKRSVSGA is encoded by the exons ATGGCGTCGCAGGAGttagagaaagaaaagatcgaaTTGAAGGAGGAGGGCGCCATTGAGGCAGCCGAATTGGCCCCTCAAGACCCCCAAGCCGCTGCGGCTGCGGAGAAAGTGTTGGTGGATGAAACCAGGAAAGCTGGCCTGCCAGCCTATCAATTTGACCCCAATGCGACCCCCGAAGAAAaagcggcggcggcagcagca CGACTACCTCCGGGCCTCAAACATGACACGAAACCTAAAGGAATGGCAATCATCACGGACAAG GATGATGGCACTCCCGACCAATACGATCTTCCCCCACCGAAATCCGCAACAGCCCTGTTGAATGAAGAGAAGACAGAGACTGCCCAAGGAGAAAACGGTATGACCGAGGACTTGCGATGGGCTCGCGACAGAACTGGATGGGCTCCTCGGTTTCACGAGGAGCCgacagaggaagaaaaggcagaagGGACCTTGCTGGACCACCAGGACTTCCTCGAAGGGAGATTAGATGACAAGTTTTTCGGCG ACTGGTACCACAATGCTGCTATCATAGTTTTTGCTTGTCTGTCTTCTTGGATCATTGCGATCCTGGGCGGGGGCTTAGGCTGGATTTTCATCTTAATGGCAGCCTGTAGTACGTACTACCGGACATCGATTCGTCGGGTCAGGCGAAACTTCCGAGACGATATCAATCGCGAAATGGCTAAGCAACGTCTGGAAACCGACACCGAAAGTTTGGAATGGATTAACAGCTTCTTGGTCAAATTTTGGCCCATCTACGCGCCTGTTCTGTGTGACACGATCATCAACTCGGTCGATCAGGTCCTCAGCACTTCGACACCGGCCATGCTCGACAGTCTCCGACTGAAAACATTTATTCTCGGTTCCAAGCCTCCTCGATTGGAGCATGTGAAGACTTATCCTAAGACGGAGGTTGACACAGTTATCATGGATTGGAAATTTAGTTTCACCCCTAACGATACTATGGACCTGACAGCCCGTCAATTGAAGAACAAAATAAACCCCAAAGTTGTCTTGGAAGTTAGATTGGGTAAGGGCGTTGTCAGTAAAGGTCTAGATGTGATTGTTGAGGATATGGCTTGCAGTGGTTTGATGAGGGTGAAGGTGAAGCTCCAGGTTCCTTTCCCCCACATTGAGAGGGTTGAcgtctgcttcttggagCGCCCGGAGATTGACTATGTTTGCAAACCCCTGGGTGGTGACACACTTGGGTTCGATATCAACTTCATTCCCGGCCTAGAAACCTTCATCAAGGAACAAATTCACAACAATTTGGGCCCCATGATGTACAGTCCGAATGTCTTCCCTGTCGAGATTGCGAAAATGCTTGCTGGAAATCCAGTGGATCAAGCAATTGGAGTCGTTGCTGTTACGCTGCATGGCGCTCATCAGTTGAAGAATCCTGACGCATTCGCTGGTACTCCTGATCCGTACGCAAGCGTCTCTTTGAACGGCCGCACGGAACTGGGACGCACAAAGACCGTTCACGACACAGACAGCCCAAGATGGAACGAAACGATTTACGTTATCATCACCTCGTTCTCTGACACTTTGACTATTCAGCCATATGATTGGAATGAGTTCCGGAAGGATAAAGAACTCGGTACTGCGACTTTCCCCTTGGACCGACTTGAGGAGCAGCCGGAGCACGAGAGTGTTTATCTGGAAGTGATGGCTAGTGGCCGGTCTCGTGGTTCTATCCATGCGGATATCCGATTTTTCCCTGTTCTTGAAGGAAGAACGCTTGAGAACGGTGAGGTTGAGCCAGCCCCAGAATTGAATACGGGTATTGCTCGCTTTACAGTTGAACAAGCTAAGGACTTGGATGGTACAAAGAGCCTTGTCGGTCAGCTAAACCCCTACGGTGTTCTCATTTTGAACGGAAAGGAAATCCACATCACAAAGAAGTTGAAGCGCACGAACAACCCTATCTTTCAAAATGCTTCCAAGGAATTTTTGGTCACCGATAGAAAGAATGCTCGACTTGGCTTGGTGATCAAAGATGATCGTGACCTTACTAGGGACCCGATCTTGGGTACCTACCAGATCAAGTTCAACGATATGCTCAAAATGATGGAGAAAGGCCAGGATTGGTTCCATCTCCATGGGGCTAAGACAGGACGTGCTAAACTCACCCTACAGTGGAAGCCCGTTGCCCTCGGTGGCATCTCGGGCAGTGCTGGCTACATTGATCCAATCGGCGTGATGCGCTTCCACTTCAAGAGCGCAACTGATCTCAGGAACCTGGAAACTATGGGCAAATCTGACCCGTATGCTCGTGTGCTGCTCTCTGGCTACACGAAAGCTCGAACAGTAACGTTCAGGAATAACCTCAACCCCGAGTGGGATGAGGTAGTTTACGTTCCGATCCACAGCACTCGTGAAAAGCTCACTCTGGAAgtgatggatgaagaatccGTCGGCTCCGACCGATCCCTCGGATCGCTAGAAATCAACGCCGCGGACTACGTCCGCGAGAATGAGAACGGAGAGTATCTCACTGATGACGAAAAGCAGCATATCTCCAGTGATCTTCGTATTGGTCATGGTCGAGTAAAGGGAAAACTCAACTACACCGTCGCATTCTACCCCAGCATGCCTGTTGTTAACCCGGATGACGAggtcgaggaggatgatcTGACAGAAGGTGCTAATGGTGACGAGGAGGGTGGTGATCAACCCAGGAAGAGCGTGGATTCTCGACGCAAGATCTCGCATACCAAGTCGCCTAGCACGGACTCCAAGGCTGCTACAACAAATGGCACGAATGGTACAGCGGAGTCGAAGACTAGTCTTGACTCATCTAGGCCCGCTACTATCAAGGAGTCTGAAACGATGTCCGTTAAGTCCATGAAGGAAGTGCCGAAAACTTTCATTTCGCTGGAGGATATAGCACAATATG AGTCTGGCTTCCTTGTCTTCAAATTTCATGAGGTACACCTTTCTCGCAGCAATGTACAGGTAGAGGTCTTGATGGACGACTATATGTTCCCCGCATACACATCACCTAAGATCCGCTCCAAGTCTGCCAAGGTTGAAGACA TTGGTGATGCCTTCGTGCGTGAGCTCGAGTTCTCGAAAATTACGCTTCGGATTGTGGACAAGGAGGATCCTAAGGCGAGCAGTGACGAGCATACAGTTGCGAAACTTACAGGCGATACGCTTTCGACTCTACAACGCATTTTG TACAACCCAACCGAACTAACACTGCGGTCGGACAGTGGGGAAGTAAGCAAGGTCACTGTTAGTGCTCGGTATATCCCTGTACATATGAAACTTGATCCGTCTGAAAGCATTAACAACATGGGAACCTTACGAGTGGATGTTCTTGATGCTGCTGAGCTCCCATCCGCCGATCGAAATGGTTTCAGCGATCCATACTGCAAGTTCCGTCTCAATGACGAAATGATCCACAAGACCAAGGTACAGAAGAAGACTCTTCACCCGGCCTGGAACGAATACTTCGAAACACCTATCAAATCTCGTATCGCGGCAGACTTCCGGGTGGACGTGTATGATTGGGACTTCGGCGACAAAGCAGATTATCTGGGCGGTACCCACATCGATCTTCGAACACTTGATCCCTTCCAAAGCCAAGAAGTCTCTCTTCCACTTGATGGCAAGTCGGGTGCAATCCGTCTGAAGATGCTGTTCAAGCCGACCTACGTGATGCGGTCTCGGCAGGGttcctcgaccttctccgGTACCTTTGCTACTCCTGGGAAGATCGTCGGAGCACCTGTTAAGGGTGTCGGATTTGTTGGTGGCAACGTCATCAAAGGTGCTACTTTGGGtgcttctttcttgaagCGCGGTATCACGTCGCGATTCCACAAAGATGATTCTTCGAGCATCAACGAGGCCGCAGAAGACCAAGAGGACGCATCTCAGCTGGAGGCACCATCTGTTCTGGTTGAGGGCAATACTCCGCCTAGCTCAGCGCAAAGTAATAGCCTGCAGCACTCGCGCACTCGGAGTGTGGCTTCGCATTACAGTGATAGGCTTGGCCTCGCTGGTAAAGGAGACACGGGAACTGCTACGATTACTGTGGTGTCCGCCACCGACTACCCTCCGTCGGCTAATGTGCGTGTCATTGTGAAAGCCCTGGGTCCCAAGCCCAAAGAGGTGCTCAAGAGCAAGGCCCATAAAGCCAGTGGTGGCACAGTGCATTTCGATTCGTCGCATGAGACCTGCCGTGTGCACAATACCACAGCGGACGCGCAGTATCAGATCCGAGTTGTTGACCATGCTACATTTGGTTCGGATGATGTTCTCGGAGAAGCACTCTTCTTCGTTGATGACCAAGGCTCCGTGGCCGGAcaggagaaggtggtgaAGGTTGGCAGTGGTGCTGTTGCTATCCGCAGCAGCTTCTCGGGATCCGAATCTACCCTCCGGCCCGGCACTGCTCATTCGAACGGCGGAGATGCGGCGTCCGACGTAATGGACAGCCCAGACTCGAAGAAGCCCGGCCGTCGCAGCTTCCTTAGCAAGAGGAGCGTTAGCGGAGCATAA
- a CDS encoding molecular co-chaperone STI1 produces the protein MADALKAEGNKAFSAKDYPTAIDKFTQAIAIEPENHILYSNRSAVYSAQSEYEKALEDANKATEIKPDWSKGWQRKGAAYRGLGDLLAAHDAYEEALKIEPGNEQAKSGMNAVKRAIDAEAQADGVTGDPLGGLGGIFNDPQLFQKLASNPKTSGLLADSEFMAKLQRIKQNPNSVGEEIKDPRFLQVMSVLLGIDMSFGAPPEGAASSSAAEPQEDVPMPDVRPTASAAKKEPEPQPEPEPEDEEAIAKKKAQEAGDAEKKIGNEFYKKKQFDEAVQHYEKAWELNKDITYLNNIGAAKFEKGDLQGAIEICQKAIEEGREVRADFKTMAKSYTRIGTAYEKLGDLTQAIEYYNKSLTEHRTPDALTKLRNAEKTKAKTEKEAYIDPAEAEKARELGQKKFQEADWPGAVDAFTEMTKRAPQDPRGFSNRAAALIKLMAFPQAVQDCDEAISRDPKFIRAYMRKAQALMAMKEYNKALDACTEAQENDDGTHAREIDQQQQKCLEAQFSSRAGETEQQTMERIQNDPDIMAILQDPVMQSILQQAKSDPAALQEHMKNAQVRLKIQKLMAAGVIRLGR, from the exons AAGCTCTTGAAGATGCCAACAAGGCCACGGAAATCAAGCCAGATTGGTCTAAAGGCTGGCAGCGTAAGGGAGCTGCCTATCGCGGTCTTGGAGACCTTC TGGCTGCTCACGATGCGTACGAAGAGGCCCTCAAAATCGAACCCGGAAACGAGCAGGCTAAGTCCGGTATGAATGCCGTCAAGAGGGCTATTGATGCCGAAGCTCAGGCTGATGGTGTCACTGGTGACCCTCTGGGCGGACTTGGTGGTATTTTCAACGACCCTCAACTTTTCCAGAAGCTGGCCAGCAACCCAAAGACCTCTGGTCTCTTGGCAGATAGCGAATTTATGGCTAAGTTGCAGCGCATCAAGCAGAACCCGAATAGTGTCGGTGAAGAGATCAAGGATCCCCGCTTTTTGCAGGTCATGAGTGTTCTGCTGGGTATTGACATGAGCTTCGGCGCTCCTCCAGAAGGCGCTGCCTCCTCTAGTGCCGCGGAACCCCAAGAAGACGTGCCAATGCCTGATGTCCGTCCCACCGCCTCTGCGGCAAAGAAGGAGCCCGAACCTCAGCCTGAGCCCGAgcctgaggatgaggaagctatcgcaaagaagaaggcgcaAGAGGCGGGAGATGCCGAAAAGAAGATTGGTAACGAGTTctacaagaagaagcagttcGATGAGGCTGTTCAGCACTATGAGAAGGCATGGGAGCTGAACAAGGATATCACATACCTCAACAACATTGGCGCCGCTAAGTTCGAGAAGGGTGATCTTCAGGGTGCTATTGAAATTTGCCAAAAGGCCATTGAAGAAGGCCGTGAAGTCAGGGCTGACTTCAAGACCATGGCCAAGTCTTACACAAGGATTGGTACAGCGTATGAGAAGCTTGGCGATCTCACCCAGGCGATTGAATACTATAATAAGTCGCTCACTGAACACCGAACCCCCGATGCCCTTACAAAACTCCGCAACGCAGAGAAGACCAAGGCTAAGACTGAGAAGGAAGCCTACATCGACCCAGCAGAGGCTGAGAAGGCTCGTGAGCTCGGCCAAAAGAAGTTCCAGGAGGCTGACTGGCCTGGCGCTGTTGATGCCTTCACCGAGATGACGAAGCGTGCTCCCCAGGATCCCCGAGGTTTCTCCAACCGCGCCGCAGCTCTCATCAAGCTCATGGCCTTCCCTCAGGCTGTTCAGGACTGCGACGAAGCAATCAGCCGTGATCCCAAGTTCATCCGTGCTTATATGCGTAAGGCACAGGCTCTGATGGCTATGAAGGAATACAACAAGGCTTTGGATGCTTGCACTGAGGCTCAGGAAAATGATGATGGAACCCATGCCCGTGAGATCgatcagcaacagcagaagtGCTTGGAGGCGCAATTCAGTTCTCGTGCGGGCGAGACTGAACAACAGACCATGGAGAGAATCCAGAACGACCCAGAC ATCATGGCTATCCTTCAGGACCCAGTCATGCAGAGCATTCTGCAGCAGGCCAAGAGCGACCCTGCTGCTCTGCAGGAACACATGAAGAATGCCCAGGTCCGCCTGAAGATTCAAAAACTGATGGCTGCTGGTGTCATCCGCCTGGGACGGTAA